A region of Streptomyces halobius DNA encodes the following proteins:
- a CDS encoding SAV_2336 N-terminal domain-related protein translates to MIERLRQTMSAAGYDLGATELLDVLWLARVMEGRGRAEGERPGDEPSAAGADDGGAGGAAGGGAARTDDAVGTDDAGGTEEAVGAEGPDEADGSDKADGCGGTSAGLDPAVELDPDLAPGSAPLGSPRCGVSAARYCAEQGTSVPPMGEAGAETVRQPPRRALYAMGSQGGGAGGVCARPVRAPGRRALPDAQQLGRALRPLRRSRDHPHRTVTDIEATVRLAAETGFLDVVSRPDVERRWSALLLVDSSPSMQVWGSLAAELRQLLGRSAVFRSVQVRTIDPRDPTGPMRRRPAAGAMVTFLLTDGTSPGWRDPRAVSALSEWGRGGPMAVVNPLPRRLWRGTALDARPRLLAAPGAFDPVGRLVVCDGLSGEPDPEAAGALALPVLHPTASAVGQWAGLLTRPGVPHLIETALLDGAAPMRPAPQPHGTAEELVAHFRGAFSPEAYRLAVRLSAIRPLTTPLMQLVRAATMRDAGPTNVAEILLGGLLERADQDGDRDREQGRDQDQEQGRDQEQGRDQRREWAAARMLDRALGMPSGHLVQPVYDFRPGVRDLLFSGLGAEQAMEVVESVGRSLEPYMGRLPDFPALMGDATGELRLRDSARAFAVLASPVLERMGGTAPEFAPEPASGAVPASGPASASASAPASLPASPSAPEPNTAAKPPSASPQSPESSQSSQSPKPREASESPRSPQPPRFTVLGPVRAWHGETPVTFGSLRQRALLVALLIRRGRPATARELIADLWGDEPPKSPRTALHTRTARLRKVLREHAVADLIRVRDGYALRAADGSPPALDLADAERLIGRARDAGDPDAARQLRDRALALWDGEPLADLPGPFAEAQRERLERWRRDLMDGVYRPFEAYRFFEQEARDEGKAAVPPTASTALPPGADHFVGRTEELAQLVTELTRGNDDRPSCWVVHGPAGVGKTALAIQVAHEVAAHFPDGQLFMDLRGSGGGADKGPREAADVLWVLLRKLGVPADRVPGDFIARVEQYRELLAERRALIVLDDVPGTPQMLRALLPGAPGSAVLITKRRPPSPQPVIRTVPLTALRPDEARELLAHLVGEDRVAAEPEAANDLVATGAGLPMAIRALAAQVAASGRPMAEWRSDKELAEWRTDAEPPGAQRDEALPRLLSRYLAMGRQVHVTRYPADRMVNDLTRASGDGLSAAKDSTQALADWSDETPHLLALVRQAMVGAPGTVRLAADLLLLVQVTAESGAQAAAFEPAARVVAVRASMEGDARAEGRARVALADAYIAMGRLDRAEPEVREANRLARAADDALTSFRAPYASGIIALHQHRHDQAERHLTAAWEHCRARNDELGQAAALAALARVWAANGIGSEAVIFAERSVRIYRRSGPDPRLAHGLYALAEALSAAGRHADALRELGQALPLFEEDRQRLWAGRTRCRMAEAMVALIRPIEAAAAAQDAATRLLVPGGERWRADALLALGHAETAQGRKRSAQRHWREALAVYEEFGAPEARSTRALLREKSGQSSSAAARTASRTAGTASAGTALRDLTAAVRTLRDQLRLQAAAEVATPQGAATPQGTVNRATQGSVSLDLDGHLSILEAFENELDVRVSDFERTGRLTEPARAGLDRLREVVDTVTASDAMPPATTDAAREVRRRLGR, encoded by the coding sequence ATGATCGAGCGACTGCGGCAGACCATGTCGGCCGCCGGCTACGACCTCGGGGCCACGGAGCTGCTCGATGTGCTGTGGCTGGCACGGGTGATGGAGGGGCGGGGGCGTGCGGAGGGTGAGCGCCCGGGGGATGAGCCTTCGGCGGCCGGAGCGGACGACGGGGGCGCAGGGGGCGCAGCGGGGGGTGGCGCTGCGCGGACGGATGACGCGGTGGGGACGGATGACGCCGGAGGGACGGAGGAGGCCGTAGGGGCGGAAGGGCCCGATGAGGCTGATGGGTCCGACAAGGCTGATGGTTGCGGCGGCACCAGCGCCGGCCTCGACCCCGCCGTCGAACTTGACCCCGACCTCGCCCCCGGCTCCGCCCCCCTGGGCTCGCCCCGCTGCGGTGTCAGTGCCGCCCGGTACTGTGCTGAGCAGGGGACTTCTGTTCCCCCCATGGGGGAAGCGGGCGCTGAAACGGTACGGCAGCCGCCCCGCCGCGCCCTCTACGCCATGGGCAGCCAGGGCGGTGGAGCGGGCGGCGTGTGTGCCCGGCCCGTGCGGGCGCCCGGCAGGCGTGCGCTGCCCGATGCCCAGCAGCTGGGCCGGGCGCTGCGTCCGCTGCGCCGGTCCCGGGACCATCCGCACCGCACCGTCACCGACATCGAGGCCACCGTCCGGCTGGCCGCCGAGACCGGTTTCCTGGACGTCGTCTCCCGCCCCGACGTGGAACGCCGCTGGTCGGCCCTGCTGCTGGTGGACAGTTCCCCGTCCATGCAGGTGTGGGGATCGCTTGCCGCCGAGCTGCGCCAACTGCTCGGCCGGAGCGCGGTCTTCCGCTCGGTCCAGGTCCGTACGATCGACCCGCGGGACCCCACCGGCCCGATGCGGCGCCGGCCGGCGGCGGGTGCGATGGTCACCTTCCTGCTCACCGACGGTACGAGCCCCGGCTGGCGCGATCCGCGGGCCGTAAGCGCCCTGTCCGAGTGGGGGCGCGGCGGCCCGATGGCCGTAGTGAACCCCCTGCCCCGACGGCTGTGGCGGGGTACCGCCCTGGACGCCCGGCCCCGGCTGCTCGCCGCGCCGGGTGCGTTCGATCCCGTCGGACGGCTCGTTGTCTGCGATGGGCTGAGCGGTGAGCCCGATCCGGAGGCGGCCGGTGCTCTCGCGTTGCCCGTCCTCCACCCGACCGCCTCCGCCGTCGGCCAGTGGGCCGGACTGCTCACCCGTCCCGGCGTTCCGCATCTCATCGAGACCGCGCTGCTGGACGGGGCTGCCCCGATGCGGCCGGCGCCCCAACCACACGGCACCGCTGAGGAGTTGGTGGCGCACTTCAGGGGCGCGTTCTCGCCCGAGGCGTACCGTCTCGCCGTCCGCCTCTCCGCGATCCGACCGCTGACCACGCCGCTGATGCAGCTGGTACGGGCGGCGACGATGCGCGACGCGGGTCCTACGAACGTCGCGGAGATCCTGCTCGGCGGGCTGCTGGAACGCGCCGACCAGGACGGGGACCGGGATCGGGAACAGGGTCGGGACCAGGATCAGGAGCAGGGCCGGGATCAGGAGCAGGGCCGGGACCAGCGCCGGGAATGGGCCGCCGCGCGGATGCTGGACCGCGCCCTGGGCATGCCGTCCGGTCATCTCGTCCAGCCCGTCTACGACTTCCGGCCCGGCGTGCGCGATCTGTTGTTCAGCGGACTCGGCGCGGAACAGGCGATGGAGGTGGTCGAGTCGGTCGGCCGATCCCTCGAACCGTATATGGGGCGGCTGCCGGACTTCCCCGCCCTCATGGGGGACGCGACGGGGGAGCTGCGACTGCGTGATTCGGCCCGTGCGTTCGCGGTGCTCGCGAGTCCGGTGCTGGAGCGGATGGGCGGGACGGCACCGGAGTTCGCGCCGGAGCCTGCGTCCGGGGCCGTGCCTGCCTCCGGTCCCGCTTCCGCCTCCGCGTCTGCGCCTGCGTCCCTTCCTGCGTCTCCATCCGCGCCTGAGCCGAACACCGCAGCGAAGCCTCCGTCCGCGTCACCGCAGTCGCCGGAGTCATCGCAGTCATCGCAGTCGCCGAAGCCACGGGAGGCATCGGAGTCACCGCGATCACCGCAGCCACCGCGCTTCACGGTGCTCGGACCCGTACGGGCCTGGCATGGCGAAACCCCCGTCACGTTCGGCTCCCTGCGGCAGCGCGCGCTGCTCGTCGCGCTGCTGATCCGCCGGGGGCGGCCCGCCACCGCACGAGAGCTGATCGCCGACCTCTGGGGCGATGAGCCGCCGAAGTCCCCGCGCACGGCCCTGCACACGCGTACCGCCCGGCTGCGCAAGGTGCTCCGTGAGCACGCGGTGGCCGACCTGATCCGCGTGCGGGACGGCTATGCGCTCCGCGCCGCCGACGGGAGCCCTCCCGCCCTTGATCTCGCGGACGCCGAGCGGCTGATCGGGCGGGCGCGCGACGCCGGAGACCCGGACGCGGCCCGTCAACTGCGCGACAGGGCACTGGCGTTGTGGGACGGTGAACCGCTCGCCGACCTGCCGGGACCGTTCGCGGAGGCGCAGCGTGAGCGCCTGGAGCGCTGGCGGCGAGACCTCATGGACGGGGTGTACCGGCCCTTTGAGGCGTACCGGTTCTTTGAGCAGGAGGCCCGCGACGAGGGGAAGGCCGCCGTCCCGCCGACGGCGTCGACGGCCCTTCCCCCGGGCGCCGACCACTTCGTCGGACGGACCGAAGAGCTCGCCCAACTGGTCACGGAGCTGACGCGAGGCAACGACGATCGGCCGTCCTGCTGGGTCGTCCACGGACCGGCCGGCGTCGGCAAGACGGCTCTCGCCATACAGGTGGCCCATGAGGTGGCGGCACATTTCCCGGACGGGCAGCTGTTCATGGATCTGCGGGGCAGTGGGGGTGGTGCGGACAAGGGCCCGCGGGAGGCGGCCGATGTCCTCTGGGTGCTGCTGAGAAAGCTCGGGGTGCCCGCCGACCGCGTGCCCGGGGATTTCATCGCCCGCGTCGAGCAGTACCGCGAACTGCTGGCCGAGCGCCGGGCGCTCATCGTGCTGGACGACGTCCCCGGCACGCCTCAGATGCTGCGCGCGCTCCTCCCCGGTGCACCGGGAAGCGCCGTCCTGATCACCAAGCGCCGCCCCCCCTCACCTCAGCCGGTCATCCGCACCGTGCCGCTGACCGCCCTGCGCCCGGACGAGGCGCGGGAGCTCCTCGCCCACTTGGTGGGCGAGGACCGAGTGGCGGCGGAGCCCGAGGCGGCGAACGATCTGGTGGCCACCGGGGCAGGGCTGCCGATGGCGATCCGCGCCCTGGCGGCGCAAGTCGCCGCGTCGGGGCGCCCGATGGCCGAGTGGCGCTCCGACAAGGAGTTGGCCGAGTGGCGCACCGACGCTGAACCGCCCGGCGCGCAGCGCGACGAGGCGCTGCCCCGCCTGCTGAGCCGCTACCTGGCCATGGGCCGCCAGGTGCACGTCACCCGCTACCCGGCCGACCGGATGGTGAACGATCTCACCCGTGCTTCCGGGGACGGGCTTTCGGCCGCCAAGGACAGTACGCAGGCGCTGGCCGACTGGTCCGACGAGACACCTCACCTCCTCGCGCTCGTGCGCCAGGCCATGGTCGGGGCACCGGGGACCGTGCGGCTCGCGGCGGACCTCCTGCTGCTCGTCCAGGTGACGGCGGAATCCGGGGCGCAGGCCGCCGCGTTCGAGCCGGCCGCGCGTGTCGTGGCGGTGCGCGCGTCGATGGAGGGCGATGCCCGTGCGGAGGGCCGGGCCCGGGTCGCGCTCGCCGACGCGTACATCGCGATGGGAAGGCTCGACCGGGCCGAGCCCGAGGTCCGGGAGGCGAACCGCCTCGCCCGCGCCGCCGACGATGCCCTGACGAGCTTCCGCGCCCCGTACGCGTCCGGCATCATCGCCCTCCACCAGCACCGGCACGACCAGGCGGAGCGTCATCTGACAGCGGCCTGGGAGCACTGCCGGGCCCGCAACGACGAACTGGGCCAGGCGGCCGCGCTCGCCGCGCTCGCCCGCGTCTGGGCGGCGAACGGCATCGGCAGCGAAGCCGTCATCTTCGCCGAGCGGAGCGTCCGCATCTACCGGCGTTCCGGGCCCGACCCGCGCCTCGCGCACGGCCTGTACGCCCTGGCCGAGGCACTGTCGGCGGCGGGCCGTCATGCGGATGCGCTGCGCGAGCTCGGACAGGCGCTGCCGCTCTTCGAGGAGGACCGGCAACGGCTCTGGGCGGGCCGGACCCGTTGCCGGATGGCCGAGGCGATGGTGGCGCTGATCCGGCCCATCGAAGCGGCGGCCGCCGCTCAGGACGCGGCGACGCGGCTGCTGGTGCCGGGCGGTGAGCGGTGGCGTGCCGACGCGCTGCTGGCGTTGGGGCACGCCGAGACCGCACAGGGGCGGAAGCGGAGCGCCCAGCGGCATTGGCGTGAGGCGCTTGCCGTGTACGAGGAATTCGGCGCCCCGGAGGCACGCAGTACGCGTGCCCTGTTGCGCGAGAAGTCCGGGCAGTCGTCGTCGGCGGCCGCGCGTACGGCGTCCCGCACCGCCGGCACCGCCAGCGCCGGAACCGCCCTCCGCGACCTGACGGCGGCCGTCCGCACCCTCCGCGACCAGCTCCGCCTCCAGGCGGCTGCCGAGGTGGCCACACCCCAGGGAGCGGCCACACCCCAGGGGACCGTCAACCGGGCCACCCAGGGGTCCGTCTCCCTCGACCTCGACGGCCACCTCAGCATCCTCGAAGCCTTCGAGAACGAACTCGACGTCCGGGTGAGCGACTTCGAGCGCACGGGCCGGCTGACAGAGCCGGCCCGAGCCGGTCTGGACCGGCTGCGGGAGGTGGTGGACACGGTCACCGCGTCCGACGCGATGCCGCCCGCCACGACCGACGCGGCCCGGGAGGTGCGCCGACGCCTGGGCCGGTAG
- a CDS encoding AAA family ATPase, with translation MTGQSATGAHDDSGVAPEDWWVFRGPSELPPPPPWRRFPAGRGSTDPGDADPGNAGGPSGAVRPASGRPLDAPYLLERNEISVVNAALHLHRPLLVTGRPGAGKSSLARAVAEELGLGDVLRWSVNSRSTLQDALYRYDAVGRLRETSLRREREGRNGSARRPRARRAAAASDIGQYLRLGPLGSALAADRPRVLLVDELDKADIDLPNDLLVVLEEGEFEIPELARLPEHQQDVQVLLSGSRERVTVHRGVVRCTHFPIVIMTSNGERDFPPAFMRRCVRLDLPEPTGDRLRKIIEHNLGHQALAAAEDLIEIFHQRSKTQTLATDQLLAAVHLRLSGADLTKEELLAAVLHRLDDPMAP, from the coding sequence GTGACCGGACAGAGCGCGACAGGCGCACACGACGACTCCGGGGTGGCGCCCGAGGACTGGTGGGTGTTCCGCGGCCCGTCGGAGCTGCCGCCCCCGCCGCCCTGGCGACGCTTTCCGGCCGGTCGCGGAAGCACGGATCCTGGAGACGCGGATCCCGGAAACGCCGGTGGGCCCTCGGGTGCCGTCCGTCCAGCGTCCGGACGGCCACTGGACGCCCCGTACCTCTTGGAACGCAACGAAATCTCCGTCGTCAATGCCGCGCTGCACCTGCACCGCCCGCTGCTGGTCACCGGCCGTCCCGGCGCGGGCAAGAGCTCGCTGGCCCGTGCTGTCGCGGAGGAGCTGGGGCTCGGCGACGTCCTGCGCTGGTCGGTGAACAGCCGCTCCACGCTCCAGGACGCCCTCTACCGCTACGACGCGGTGGGCCGCCTCCGGGAAACCTCGCTACGGCGTGAGCGCGAGGGGCGCAACGGCTCCGCGCGCCGCCCCAGGGCCCGGCGCGCCGCCGCGGCCAGTGACATCGGCCAGTACCTGCGCCTGGGGCCGCTGGGCAGCGCCCTGGCGGCGGACCGGCCCCGGGTGCTGCTCGTGGACGAGCTCGACAAGGCCGATATCGACCTTCCCAATGACCTCCTGGTCGTCCTGGAGGAAGGCGAGTTCGAGATTCCGGAGCTGGCCCGGCTGCCCGAACACCAGCAGGATGTGCAGGTCCTGCTGAGCGGCAGCCGTGAGCGGGTGACCGTCCACCGGGGCGTGGTCCGCTGTACGCACTTCCCGATCGTGATCATGACCAGCAACGGCGAACGGGACTTCCCGCCCGCGTTCATGCGCCGCTGCGTACGGCTGGACCTGCCCGAACCGACCGGCGACCGGCTGCGGAAGATCATCGAACACAATCTGGGGCACCAGGCGCTGGCGGCGGCCGAGGACCTCATCGAGATCTTCCACCAGCGTTCGAAGACCCAGACGCTGGCCACCGACCAGCTCCTGGCCGCGGTCCATCTGCGTCTCAGCGGCGCGGATCTGACCAAGGAGGAACTCCTCGCCGCCGTGCTGCACCGCCTCGACGATCCCATGGCGCCATGA
- a CDS encoding trimeric intracellular cation channel family protein → MLHVLYLVGVSAFAASGVLAAYRANMDPFGGLVLAFAASISGGTLRDLFLGRQPLYWTHDWILLTVIICVGVATMIYLRFWSLPRKALLVVDAIGLSVVTVIGARAAIEAGATPLAVIILAVLTGVAGEVIRDVLCGEFPPLLLREDVYAIAALTGACCYLALHHLGTGATPAAAISAGVVFALRMGAVYLGLHLPRPQQLRGRGGPDAH, encoded by the coding sequence ATGCTGCATGTCCTCTACCTGGTCGGCGTCTCCGCCTTCGCCGCGAGCGGGGTGCTGGCCGCCTACCGCGCCAACATGGACCCCTTCGGCGGGCTGGTCCTCGCCTTCGCCGCGTCCATCTCCGGCGGGACGCTGCGTGATCTTTTCCTCGGGCGCCAGCCGCTGTACTGGACGCATGACTGGATCCTGCTGACGGTGATCATCTGCGTCGGCGTGGCCACCATGATCTATCTGCGGTTCTGGTCGCTGCCCCGCAAGGCGCTGCTGGTGGTGGATGCGATCGGACTCTCCGTCGTCACGGTGATCGGGGCCCGTGCGGCCATCGAGGCGGGCGCCACCCCGCTCGCGGTGATCATCCTCGCGGTGCTGACCGGCGTCGCCGGTGAGGTCATCCGCGATGTGCTGTGCGGGGAGTTCCCCCCGCTGCTGCTGCGCGAGGACGTGTACGCCATCGCCGCGCTGACCGGCGCCTGCTGCTACCTGGCGCTGCACCATCTCGGCACAGGGGCCACCCCCGCCGCGGCGATCTCGGCAGGGGTGGTGTTCGCGCTGCGGATGGGCGCGGTCTACCTGGGGCTGCATCTGCCCCGGCCGCAGCAGCTCAGGGGGCGGGGCGGGCCGGACGCTCACTGA
- a CDS encoding VMAP-C domain-containing protein, with protein sequence MIADAGPDAPLQLSFASVRHGGRAVGAGVLVSERLVLTCAHVVNSALGRERFAQEAPGYGDTVTVRLPHVAVGRDLTGRVVWEMWSPPRAKAAGCDPVVPGSLPYHGDLAVLELAGEPPAGAAPAPFLLHNYGNEVIALWASGNPLPTVRAVPRVSAPPWIALDVSGGAQVTEGFSGGPLWDRERQAVVGLVAAVHRVSDPAAPGAPPATMYAISVPAIEAELPTLPPSAVPTARRGVQQLLMALERVLKGREAVLTCEERLAARLGRRSAGPAADLERLAGLAVSVRRGIPELLDLVRDHVLYAEDPHDPHARPGRYAARDDWERLRRAARAVRPGEFLTTRQRRDLSGLLAHCTRTDPRALLEAVLPHAPELPAVTGLADAVDALEGFSSTVGAPVPPLLQGVVRISVDERATGAPYPAEDLDAWVERVAARSGVDDAAVSQFRADLAASAAAVASRGYAASRSCASYASYPTCAESAMSGGYADSVASGGHVASGGHATSEGRGASAASAVSTAAGRPGVPVPGRGDGAGEPAVAPRVQVELLPTPTGRRYTYQIWAWADGQPHRLALVRDEEAGSEQVVDDIRRVLRTEVREDPETALVEYFLPAAWLGLDVDSWESCDSDDDGPFVPGIERRVVVRTTERSRESYAGWKQRTAALPEAKRLILDHRHTDRKVARAQLEVHRDAGTVILCCEPTHHGTLLRQCVQAGVHTVLWHRAEHGEHIGRDLLALVEGTEHTQVPEAVRLERAKAMAEPESDGHHGRRLSLLYDAPDHRPPQLAPDAWVLTQP encoded by the coding sequence GTGATCGCAGACGCCGGTCCGGATGCGCCGCTGCAGCTGTCCTTCGCCTCTGTGCGCCACGGCGGACGGGCGGTGGGCGCGGGTGTGCTGGTGTCCGAACGACTCGTCCTGACCTGCGCGCATGTCGTCAACAGCGCGCTGGGGCGGGAGCGGTTCGCGCAGGAGGCCCCCGGATACGGCGATACCGTCACCGTCCGGCTGCCCCATGTCGCGGTCGGCCGGGATCTGACCGGACGCGTCGTATGGGAGATGTGGTCGCCGCCGCGGGCGAAGGCGGCGGGCTGCGATCCGGTGGTCCCCGGGAGCCTGCCGTATCACGGTGATCTCGCCGTCCTGGAACTGGCCGGCGAGCCGCCCGCAGGCGCCGCACCGGCACCGTTCCTGCTGCACAACTACGGCAACGAAGTCATCGCGTTATGGGCCAGCGGCAACCCGCTGCCCACCGTGCGCGCCGTGCCCCGGGTCTCCGCACCGCCCTGGATCGCGCTGGATGTGAGCGGCGGCGCCCAGGTCACCGAGGGCTTCAGCGGCGGGCCGCTGTGGGACCGCGAACGCCAGGCCGTCGTCGGCCTGGTCGCCGCCGTGCACCGCGTCTCCGACCCGGCCGCCCCGGGCGCACCACCGGCGACGATGTACGCGATCAGCGTGCCCGCCATCGAAGCCGAACTCCCCACCCTCCCGCCCTCTGCGGTGCCCACGGCCCGGCGCGGCGTCCAGCAGCTGCTGATGGCGCTGGAGCGTGTGCTGAAGGGCCGGGAGGCGGTCCTGACCTGCGAGGAACGGCTCGCCGCCCGGCTCGGCCGGCGCTCGGCGGGCCCGGCCGCCGACCTGGAACGGCTGGCCGGCCTGGCGGTGAGCGTACGCCGGGGCATCCCCGAACTGCTCGATCTGGTACGGGACCACGTCCTGTACGCCGAGGATCCCCATGATCCGCACGCCCGGCCAGGCCGATACGCCGCCCGCGACGACTGGGAGCGGCTGCGCCGGGCCGCCCGCGCGGTGCGCCCGGGAGAATTCCTGACCACCCGTCAACGTCGCGATCTGTCCGGACTGCTGGCGCACTGCACCCGTACCGACCCGAGGGCCCTCCTGGAGGCCGTACTTCCGCATGCGCCGGAACTGCCCGCCGTGACCGGCCTGGCCGACGCGGTGGACGCGTTGGAGGGCTTCAGCTCCACCGTCGGCGCGCCCGTACCGCCGCTGCTGCAGGGCGTGGTGCGGATCAGCGTCGACGAGCGGGCGACCGGTGCGCCGTATCCGGCCGAAGACCTGGACGCCTGGGTGGAGCGGGTAGCCGCCCGCTCGGGTGTGGATGATGCGGCGGTCAGCCAGTTCCGGGCGGATCTCGCGGCGTCGGCGGCGGCCGTGGCGTCCAGGGGGTATGCGGCGTCCAGGAGTTGTGCCAGTTATGCGAGTTACCCGACTTGTGCAGAGTCTGCGATGTCCGGGGGGTATGCGGACTCTGTGGCATCCGGGGGCCATGTGGCGTCTGGGGGGCACGCGACCTCCGAGGGGCGCGGGGCCTCCGCTGCCTCGGCTGTCTCCACCGCTGCCGGTCGCCCCGGGGTGCCCGTGCCCGGCCGGGGTGACGGCGCGGGGGAACCGGCCGTCGCCCCGCGCGTGCAGGTGGAGCTGCTGCCGACACCCACCGGGCGGCGCTACACGTATCAGATCTGGGCCTGGGCGGACGGGCAGCCGCACCGGCTCGCCCTGGTCAGGGACGAGGAGGCGGGCAGCGAGCAGGTGGTCGACGACATCCGGCGGGTGCTGCGCACCGAGGTCCGGGAGGACCCGGAGACCGCGCTGGTGGAGTACTTCCTGCCGGCCGCCTGGCTCGGGCTCGACGTGGATTCCTGGGAGTCGTGCGACAGCGACGACGACGGGCCGTTCGTGCCGGGCATCGAGCGGCGGGTGGTGGTCCGCACCACGGAGCGCTCACGGGAGAGTTACGCCGGCTGGAAGCAGCGCACCGCCGCGCTGCCGGAGGCCAAGCGTCTGATCCTGGATCACCGGCACACCGACCGCAAGGTCGCCCGGGCGCAACTGGAAGTGCACCGCGACGCGGGCACGGTGATCCTCTGCTGCGAACCGACCCACCACGGAACGCTGTTGCGGCAGTGCGTCCAGGCCGGGGTGCACACCGTCCTGTGGCACCGTGCCGAACATGGGGAGCACATCGGCCGGGATCTGCTGGCCCTGGTGGAGGGTACGGAGCACACCCAGGTGCCCGAGGCGGTGCGGCTGGAGCGGGCCAAGGCGATGGCCGAGCCGGAGAGCGACGGTCATCATGGGCGGCGGCTGTCGCTGCTGTATGACGCGCCGGATCACCGTCCGCCTCAACTGGCCCCTGACGCCTGGGTGTTGACGCAGCCGTGA
- a CDS encoding thioesterase family protein — protein sequence MATATIGNSEFDRDTAVTRRAPGVYDADLSAGWTIIQAVNGGYLLALMGRALGDALPHPDPMSVTAHYLTASVPGPASIRTEVVRTGRTMSTGTATLVQTAEDGTEVERLRVIAAYGDLGALPDDVRTTAKPPAIPPYEHCLGADSAPGDRPAIPGSTAIADRLDLRLDPATAGWAVGAPSGKGDMRAWFGLADGRAPDPLSLLLTVDALPPTAFDLGLSGWVPTVELTTHIRRRPAPGPLRVAIVTRNLSGGFLEEDAEVWDSDDHLVAQSRQLARAPQGDE from the coding sequence ATGGCAACGGCGACCATCGGTAACAGCGAGTTCGACCGCGATACGGCGGTCACCCGGCGTGCTCCGGGCGTCTATGACGCGGACCTCTCCGCCGGCTGGACGATCATCCAGGCGGTCAACGGCGGCTATCTGCTCGCCCTCATGGGCCGCGCGCTGGGCGACGCCCTGCCGCACCCCGACCCGATGTCGGTCACCGCGCACTATCTGACGGCCTCGGTCCCCGGGCCCGCGTCCATCCGTACCGAGGTGGTCCGCACCGGCCGCACGATGTCCACCGGCACCGCCACCCTCGTGCAGACCGCCGAGGACGGCACCGAGGTCGAGCGGCTGCGGGTGATCGCCGCGTACGGGGATCTCGGCGCGCTGCCCGACGACGTCCGTACGACCGCCAAGCCGCCGGCCATCCCGCCGTACGAACACTGCCTGGGCGCGGACAGCGCCCCCGGCGACCGGCCGGCCATCCCCGGCAGCACCGCCATCGCCGACCGGCTCGACCTCCGGCTGGACCCGGCGACCGCGGGCTGGGCCGTCGGAGCGCCGTCCGGCAAGGGCGACATGCGCGCCTGGTTCGGTCTCGCCGACGGCCGGGCGCCGGACCCGCTCTCGCTCCTCCTGACGGTCGACGCGCTGCCGCCCACCGCCTTCGATCTGGGGCTGTCCGGCTGGGTGCCCACCGTCGAGCTCACCACCCACATCCGGAGGCGCCCGGCGCCCGGCCCGCTGCGGGTCGCCATCGTCACCCGCAACCTGTCGGGTGGTTTCCTGGAGGAGGACGCCGAGGTGTGGGACTCCGATGATCACCTCGTCGCGCAGTCGCGGCAGTTGGCGCGGGCGCCGCAGGGGGATGAGTAA
- a CDS encoding CU044_2847 family protein: MGDLALTLDDDTVVWLRAEPPAAGAARPKVPAPGAEQRPGAEGDLALPEGDVERPDGDLELPDGFGSAQPVSVDGRMSRAVTRGGEVLEEALRPLGGVLGRIHRSISSGSHRPDEVTVQFGVTLGSDLKLGVFSGKGEASFTVSATWNLGRGTGEQGAVSGTGGTNGSSGSSGMNGAGSASEAGGAAP; the protein is encoded by the coding sequence ATGGGGGACCTGGCGCTCACTCTCGATGACGACACCGTTGTATGGCTGCGGGCCGAGCCGCCCGCCGCCGGTGCGGCGCGGCCGAAGGTCCCGGCACCGGGCGCGGAGCAGCGGCCGGGCGCCGAAGGTGACTTGGCGCTTCCCGAGGGTGACGTCGAGCGTCCCGACGGTGACTTGGAGCTTCCCGACGGGTTCGGGTCCGCGCAGCCCGTCAGCGTCGACGGCCGGATGAGCCGTGCGGTGACCCGCGGCGGTGAGGTGCTGGAGGAGGCGCTGCGCCCGTTGGGCGGGGTGCTCGGCCGGATCCACCGGTCGATCTCCAGCGGCAGCCACCGTCCGGACGAGGTCACCGTGCAGTTCGGTGTCACGCTCGGATCGGATCTGAAGCTCGGGGTGTTCTCGGGTAAGGGCGAGGCGAGTTTCACCGTGTCGGCCACGTGGAACCTTGGGCGGGGCACGGGGGAGCAGGGCGCGGTGAGCGGGACCGGCGGCACGAACGGTTCCAGCGGCTCCAGTGGCATGAACGGGGCTGGTTCGGCGAGTGAGGCCGGTGGGGCGGCGCCGTGA